In one window of Microtus pennsylvanicus isolate mMicPen1 chromosome 2, mMicPen1.hap1, whole genome shotgun sequence DNA:
- the Sybu gene encoding syntabulin isoform X3 encodes MSTAGNKRASFSRNRGPHGRSNGASSHKPGSSPPSPREKDLVSIVCRNPLSPNNVHPSYAPSSPSSSNSGSYKGSDCSPVMRRSGRYMSCGENHGVKPPNPEQYLTPLQQKEVTVRHLRTKLKESERRLHERESEIVELKSQLTRMREDWIEEECHRVEAQLALKEARKEIKQLKQVIETMRNSLADKDKGIQKYFVDINIQNKKLEALLQSMEMAHNSSLRDELYLDFSCDSPEKSLPLSSTFDKMVGGFSLEEQVTEEGADSELLVGDSMAEGTYVLEEMVTTTTTESGDLEFVHSTPGPQALQALPLVSQEECSVVMEQGVQTDVVPFSPAFSELMPSMLKLQDSCPTSSASPDESGADSMESFPESISAFTVDLTPRSPNSAILLSPVEMPFSKAAMEAGTNRLMRELDFAAYTEERVDSILSLSQGGVVRQYWSSSFLVDLLAVAAPVVPTVLWAFSTQRGGIDPVYSIGALLRGCCVVALHSLRCTAFHIKT; translated from the exons CCGAGGTCCCCATGGGCGGAGCAACGGAGCATCATCCCACAAGCCCGGCAGCAGCCCTCCATCCCCAAGGGAAAAGGACCTTGTGTCCATTGTGTGCAGGAATCCACTGAGTCCCAATAACGTCCACCCGAGCTACGCCCCTTCTTCTCCAAGTAGCAGCAACTCCGGCTCCTACAAAGGAAGTGACTGTAGTCCCGTTATGAG GAGGTCTGGCAGATACATGTCTTGTGGAGAAAATCACGGTGTCAAACCCCCAAATCCAGAACAGTATTTGACTCCACTGCAGCAGAAGGAGGTCACAGTGAGGCACCTGAGGACCAAGCTGAAGGAGTCTGAGCGCAGACTTCACGAAAG GGAATCGGAGATCGTGGAGCTCAAGTCCCAGCTGACTCGGATGAGGGAAGACTGGATTGAGGAAGAGTGCCACAGAGTGGAGGCTCAGCTGGCACTCAAAGAGGCCAGGAAAGAGATTAAGCAGCTCAAGCAGGTCATTGAGACTATGAGGAACAGCCTGGCGGACAAAGACAAAGGCATTCAGAAGTACTTTGTGGACATAAACATCCAGAACAAGAAGCTGGAGGCTCTGCTCCAAAGCATGGAAATGGCGCACAATAGTTCCCTGAGGGATGAACTGTATCTAGATTTTTCCTGCGACTCTCCGGAGAAGAGCCTACCCCTGAGCAGCACCTTTGACAAGATGGTGGGTGGGttctctctggaagaacaggttACAGAGGAAGGCGCTGACAGTGAGCTTCTGGTGGGAGACAGCATGGCCGAGGGCACGTATGTGTTAGAGGAGATggtgaccaccaccaccacagaatCTGGTGACCTGGAGTTTGTTCATTCTACGCCAGGGCCGCAAGCTCTCCAGGCGCTCCCGTTGGTGAGCCAGGAAGAGTGCAGCGTGGTGATGGAGCAAGGCGTGCAGACCGACGTGGTTCCCTTCAGCCCTGCCTTCTCAGAGCTCATGCCAAGCATGCTAAAGCTTCAGGACTCCTGTCCCACAAGCTCAGCATCCCCAGATGAATCTGGAGCTGACTCAATGGAAAGTTTCCCAGAGTCCATCTCTGCCTTCACGGTTGATTTAACTCCAAGGAGTCCCAACTCAGCCATCCTTCTGTCTCCTGTGGAGATGCCATTCAGCAAGGCAGCTATGGAAGCCGGTACAAACCGCCTCATGAGAGAGCTAGATTTTGCAGCCTACACAGAAGAAAGGGTGGACAGCATCCTCTCGCTGTCTCAGGGAGGTGTCGTGAGGCAGTATTGGAGCAGCAGTTTCTTGGTGGATCTACTGGCTGTGGCTGCCCCTGTGGTGCCCACTGTTCTGTGGGCATTCAGTACTCAGAGAGGGGGTATAGATCCTGTCTACAGCATCGGAGCCTTGCTCCGGGGCTGCTGTGTGGTGGCCCTACACTCACTCCGCTGTACAGCTTTCCACATCAAAACCTAG